The DNA region aaaaatattttaaaaaccaacaaaagCATTTAACACTCAAAAGCCACTCTATGGATAGAAGTACCATATGCCCCCATTTTCTGAATGAAGAAACAGGTTCAGTAAAGTTAAAAATGATTTGCCCAAttacagcagtaagaggcccatcGTGAACCAGCTCTAATTGCAAGGTCAACCAAGCACTTAGTACAGCAAGcatcaaaatcctttaaaaaggCATTTTGTGACACTGAAACTTCCCCTGATTACCAGAGATCAGTACATTATCCTTAGCATCTTCACCAACCTGCCCTTATGGAGCTGAGGATGAGACCTCTGAAGTACTCTTGGAGGGGAGCTCATACTACCGTACCGTTAACTCTGCCTACAAACTAGGGTCAAGCCCTTAGTGAGACATGAGCAGAATACAAGCATGGCCAAAAGGTAAACGTAAAATGGATGACTGAGAAAGGAGTAGCAAAGGACTGGAGAAACATACTTGTAACCAAACACACTTGTAACTTGAAGGTAACAAACCAAGTCACACATCAATAACATTTATATATTCGTGATAAATTCCCCATATATCCTTAGTCAGGCAGAAATTTTCATACTTCTTGTTATCGATTCCACCATGCCAATAAAATAAATGCTTGGAAATTCATTTTGCTTTTCGCTGATAAAGAGTCTTGCAAGAGGGGAAAAAGGGTGAATCACTCATCAATTCAAGAAATATGCATTCTTTCCTGACTCACAATCTTCTAGGTCACTTGCTGCATCAGGACAGAATGCAATCCAGTTGTTCTGATGTTTCTCCAGCTCACTCTCCCTTTTCTCTCAAGTCCACAAATACCTAAGCCTTCAACATACAGCACAACTGTTTATTTCCATTAACAAAGGAAGCAGAACCTTACTACAATATGGCTTATCACTTTCCCTTGGACTTCATTTTCATCTCAGACTTCCATTAGTAGAGTAAAATCCTTAAAATACTGCCCTAGCATTCAGTGAACATTCAATGTAACTTAATCTTATTTTCCCTTCGATGCATCTTTTTCCAATTATGCGTGAAAATTTACTGATACCAGGCCTGCTACTGAGAATGGACATGTATATTACAACTGTTAAGGGGACCTGTGGTTTGGAAAATATTACCACATAAAACTTCCTATAAAATTGTCTTCAGGTTGTTTCTCCCCTACCTCCACATCCACTTCCAGAATGCAGATTATAGGAAGAGAGGATTTGGACTACTACCCACTGGATTGTTTACCCCAAATAAAGACTTCCACAACCTTTCTACTTACCTAGGTTATCGGggggaaaatattttgagaattattaATACACTTGCAGTTCCGGCCAAATAAATTTGGCTTCCTTGACATCTGAtgtaccaaaaataaacaaaggcataaaatgctttttaaaactttatttcaacATAACTATGCATACAGAAATACACTCATATGGGTTAATAGAATGCAATTTAACTTATCCTACACAATTTGGACCAAATACCTGGTACGTGgtttgcttcaaaaaaaaaaaaaaggatttgcaatctggtttattttttatctattacaaatgtatatatataaaaaaaagatactccatcAAATGCTGCTAAAGCAAACAGCAAGATCCTTGAGAAATTAACCTTTGGTTTGTCTCTGAAAAGTAACAGGTATTGCACTGTAAAACTTTACAAAACTGGTGCAACAAAACATTGTTGTAATGTTTCAATGCCAGTTCACAAAGTTCAATAACTAATGGATGTTGATGAGGGTGAGGAAAGCCTATGTATACATGTGAAAATATAAAAGGTATCCGATCTAGTTAATATTGCATGTAGATCCCGAATCAACTCAAACCAAGATTCAGATAATTTCTTAAATCTGAATTAACACTATCAGTCCAGTTCATCTGCTGAGGTCAAAAGGAAACTCTGCACAGTAGCTGTTTTCCTGATTtgtgcaaaaaagaaaattaagtttctTCCCCAGCATTTTAGTCCAGAACTACAGCAAAGTATTTCATCCATTGTCAACATTCATGGGGTGAGAGGCAATGAGGTTACTTAGGCTTAAATCTGAATTAGCACTCAGATGCAAGAGTCCCCAAAGTTAAGGACCACATGACTTTAGAAgtgactctaaaaaataaaatggccctTCCTGGAAGACTACAGCAAAACATCTAGCAATAGTTATAAGAAGTCTTATCAAAAAAATGTAGCCCTTTGTGAAttacacctcaatttaaaaaaaaaaaaaaaagagccccaaAGAAGCAGctctgaaaagaggaaaaaaatataacttaaaatatCTTGAAAAGCAATGTGAATATAGGCGCAGAAGATAGTTAAAAGAGATCTATTTTTACAAGGCTACCTAGCATTAGGCTTATAATGTATTCTAAGTATTTCAAATTTCACTCTAATACTAAACATCAATTTACAAACAAGATGTTCACTTTTTATTCTGTTATCAAAAGGGAAAAGTCTAGCTTCAATCCTATCCAGTGGAGGGGAaactgagaaaacaaaaagattcaAACAGTCTCATGCAAATAGCacatttttcaaatggaaaaacTCCCAACTAGACCAGAAGTTCATATTACTAATATACTTTTCAATGAAACAATTTTTAATAAGCACAAATACATGGCATTAAAGTTCAGAACCTAATATAGGCCTGACAATCAAGTCCTTGTTTTCTGAAGGAAAGGCCTCAAGTTCATTCAATTTCCAGTAACAATGTTTTCACAGATCACTTTAATAATAAGGggttttaatttccttcacatttttgtttttggaatTCTAGTTTTAAATCTAAATAAGAAAATTAGTCCAATTCCCcagaagtctatttttttcttttgaaatgtcaAAGAATCCACAAAACCTCTTCCCCAAACGGATTCCCAATCTCTAATTTGAACTTAACATGAATATTTTCACATGTACTGTAAAAGgtaattttttaacataaaatgtatCCATGAATATTAAATCTAGTTGTTAGAAAGGTTTAACTAGCTttataatttaagttttaaaacataaatatttgcaGATTGATCTGTTTGACAATGATTGTCAGAGCTGAGAATTCACCTAGGATTCAACATCATTTACAAATCCCCATCatgcacacaaaacacacaccagTAACAAACAACTTACTCATGTCTTGAGAAAATCTTCTGCTTCTTTAAATCTTTGGCCTCCCAGCCAATTCCAAGGTTCAAATGTCTTTTACCTTAAATTTCATTCTCAGGTTAATAAGTTTTCTACCCACACTTTAATACTTTTCCTAATCTTTCATGTTGCATTGCCAAACTCTGAAACCTGCCTCAGAGATCAccagacaaaagaaaataaatgaaatataaagtgGTTACTTCAGAATAGAACATGGGAGGATCAGAATCAAAGTTCCCTACTgggatcatattttattttactgtaatgAATAACTTATCAGCAAGGAAAAACACCTATGTTAGAGTCTTTCATATTCTTTGGTGACTGGCCAAAGAACCTACTAACAAATATGGGGTATATACTCTTTTCCATACAAAGTGGTCCTGTAGGAACACCAGAATAGCTTCTATTCATTTGAGGCCTCACCTGTAGAAAAAGGCTGTCCTGGGAACAGCCAGGACATCCCTGAGAAAGTATGATTTTTTAATCTGGACTGAACTTAACTTTCACCAGGCCTTTTTCATTGAATTCACAGGAAGTAGCAGCTGGTCTACCAGCACTCATACTACCTTTCTCATCCTAGGTTTTCCACATAATTGCTATGGCTTTGGAATCTCACAAACTGATATCCTGTATAACTTGAAGGAGTAATTATGCCTCCTAATTCCAGATTTGCAGCttccaaataaaaattacagttctTTATTCAGCGGAGTAGCCATAAAAACACCAACCATCTATAAGAagaggttttcctctaagatacgATTTAACACCATACATTTAGGAAGTAAATCTACTAAAACAGACCGAAAGTTTACTTACGGTTGGTACTTGAGATAAAAATTCATTCAGTATAGAGCCTAGTGGTTTATTTATTGTAAAGTTCAAACTGAGAGCTGTGATTCACCacatcaatttaaaataaataacttatatGAAATACAGATTCTGGCATAGATATAAGATGTTAAAATCAAAATCAATGGACTGAACCTGCATCTTTCATTTGCTCACAAATTTGAACAGACTAATATTCTGCAAAAAAGACAATTGCAGCAGGGGAAAAGAAAACTGCTCTTTTGCCAACAAGACTTAAGCACCCCTCCAAAGAGGTCAAAATAAACATGCATATATAAAGTGTTACAACACAAATGCTATTTCTAGAAAAAATTTAACTGCATAGGTTAAAAACAACAATGTGCAACATCTTAAGGCATTAaagcaccaaaagaaaaaaaaaaacccaccaaaatcACTTTTTTATGACGATTGACATACACAAAACACATATACTGATCAAAACTCAGGAAGTAAATACTTGGACTGATATAACGTCCATTGTTGGGAGAATTTCTCTTCAATTTAAATGTCTCTTCTCATctctaaaacaattttaaagtgcTAACTTTATGTAAAGCAGGCAAATTCTTCAAGTAATTTGCTATTTAAGTATGCTAATTTTTGCAGAGCTAAACAAGGAACTAAGGATAAACTAACGTGAAACAGGAAGATAGACATGAGGAAAAAACTCACAAGTTATAGCTGAACAAATCAATAGAATGCTCTAATACCACCTTGGCTTTCTGGGTTCAATTaaaagcaaaagctaatagaTTTAGATGTCTGCTGGTTTATTACACTAACTCCCTTGGATTTGCTAAAATGTGTACATCAATAGGTACACGGATTCCTAAGGAAAAGAATGCCACTTAAAAATCAAGATTGGATACTAATTAAAgcaatgttaaaaacaaaaggtTGTCTGTTACTACAAATGAATACAAAATGTCACAGACCTTACAAACTAAGAACTGAAGCCTTGCCCAACGTTTATTTACTCCTGCCCTTGAGCTGCCTCTTCAAGGAAGTATACATTAACCAAATGGCGATTGAGGTGTTTGCTGtaatctttttcctttctaaaagaACGATCACAGAAGATACAAACAAAATCTCCCTCGGCCACTCTGACTGCCAAggcttcctttccattttttctacTAGTCTCTTGTGGAACTGGCCGAGCCCCATTCAATCCAGAGTCATCACTATCCTCTGACATGTTGTCACTTAGGTCACTTCCATCATGACTGTGGATGCCTTCGTCTTCATCCATTTCCTGAGACTCATTTACTGCCACGGTGACAGGAGGTGATGCCACAGTAGCTGTGGACGCTGCTTCACATTTTTCTAGCGGTAGAGGAAGAAGTGGTGGTGAAGTTGGTTCTTCAACCGCCGAGTCTCTGCCAGGGggattctctgttttcttctcatcAGTGTCCATCTTCATTTCACAAAGCATAGTGTCAGCCTGATGTTTACCATCTAAAGTTTCACCCTCTGGCATATTCAAGTTTTGTTCAGGGGATGAAATATTGGCAGATGCCTTGGTAACAGCAGCAAGACCAGCTAGACTCTTATCTGCCTCTTCTGCTTCCACTTTTTGAAGAGGAGCTTCTTTATGTCCTTCGTCTGAAGGGACTAATTTTTGGTCTTCTGACTCTTCCTCTTTTAAGTTTTCCTTTGGcagaggtggtgatggtggtaagaGATCCTGTGCACTGGCACTTTCCTTTAGAAGCTGCCTGTCTTTAACAGGCACTAAGCCAACTTCAATAAGGACTTGCTCCTTCTGTGCCATTTCACTCTGCATGTTGGACTGTTCCTTGCCATTATCTTTTTGAGGAGACCTTTTGGGGATCGGCTccatgggaggaggaggaggctccGCATGAACAGGCCCCTTCTGAACGACCTCGACCTCAGCATGCCACACGGGgggaagaggtggaggaggagatggggggggaggagggggaggaggagggggaggaggaggcggcggctcCGTCTCAACAACCTCGACCTCAGCATGCCGctcagggggaaggggaggaggaggagatgggggagCAGCGGGAGGAGGCTCTGTCTGAACAGGCCCCCCCTCAGCAGACTCCATGGGAGGAGGAGGCTCTATCTGAGCGGGCCTCCTCTGAGCAGGCTTGCCGCTTTTTTTACATGATTTACTTCTCAGAGTTTTCTTCTTTGCACTGTTTTTCATGCAAATACTTTGCTTTTTATTCTCCTCTACTTTGCTGTCACCCTTTGGCACCTCCTGACTATTTCTGGATTtgctttctgccttctttttcttttttgtcataggTTCCTCATCAACAGTTTCTTGTAAGGAACGGGCTTCAGCTTCtgtcttccttttgcttttcttgcTTTTACAGCTTTTTTCGGCATTATTTCCTGGGTGCACATCCATTTCTTTAGCTTCCAGTGCCGATTTGCGAGTTCTGGTAGTCACTTGGCTTGAGGCATTACTACAaggctttttctcttttgaaacatTATCTTTTTTCTCCACTTTTACAGACCTCTCGTTTTTCTTCCCAGTCACATCCCCCTTCATTTTTGtctgctctgtttctgttttctcattggtGATTTTGTTATCAGGCAAGTCAGCCTCTCGCTTTTTGGTTTTCTTCAGTTTCACTTTTGAGACATCCATGGTCTTATTAGGACAAGTAGGATGCTTAGATTTGAAATGATACTGCAGATTACACTTCTTGGAAGCTGCGTAGTCGCATACAGGGCAGTTGAACTGCCGTGGATTAACATGTAGCTCCACGTGTTTTTTGAAGTTACTTCTATCTGCTGTTTTGTAGTCACAGTGTGGGCAGTTAAGAGGTTTAGGCCCATTGTGAACCTGTCTTGCGTGACGGGTTACTTCATGCTGATTAGAGGCCACATAACTGCACTGATCACACTTAAATGGCTTCTCACCTGAAGGTAAACAAGAGATGTTGCAGAAGGCATACATTAAGAAATGAATTCAAGATTTACTCAAGCATACTTATAAGGAATTGGatatatgtaaaaaaacaaacaaacaaaaaaccaccaaaaCTATTTCTTGAAGACTTTATCATGCAACTTACATTTaccatatttatttgtatatcctTTCTCTATCTCTTGACGTTGATTCTCATAacaaatgggagaataattaTCTCAGTTAATCACCATCTTCTAAAAAGTTCACCAAGCTGGGGCTCTCAAGCACTAATAAAGGACACAGATTCATCAAGAAATACACAATTACTGGAAAAGTGACTTGGGCTCTTGATGTTAATTTTGGGGCAAGGGCACTCAAAGAGATgagataattttaaagtttttatgtttagttaaaacaaatgtataatggaATAGAACATAAAAATCCCATACATTTCAGATAAACCTTGAGACTTCAAAAGAAATATTATACACTCTAGGCTACACTCCCAGACCTTCTGTGTGAAAGTTTTAAAAGAATGCTTTGGCTTCAGGGAGCAAaaggatttttctttaaatttaaccCTTTTGTGCATCGTGGCAAGAGCTGAGTCAAGTTTCACTTAGCAAACTTTTTCACTGCTGTAGTTTCTATTCTGCAGCAAAAATATAACAAGTCAGAAATCTTTTCTTGATTTTCTCCCACCTTCTTCTAAAGAATGGGCAAAGAAACTAGGTAAGTGAAAAGGggcatacaaatatatatggtatataaaaTTAGCAAAGGAAGTAATCACACGTACATACAAGACTAGaagcccacccccaacccccaaattAAAGGCATTAAGATTAACTCATTCTACCTGAATACATACCCATCTAGATCACACTCTAGCAAATATTACCAAATGGTATCCATACCCCACTGGTCCAATGGAATGCAtagcagaaaaatggaaattgaCATTTATGAAAATTCATCTCTCAAACATTCTCAAATTCACATcaaatcttatttaattttttcataaagcAAAACTACTCAGACATGAAGTAAAACCATGTAGATGGTAAGCTTTACATGATTAAAAAATGTCTGATGATAGAATACTcaatcacaaaaacaaaaacttatccACCTATGTCAGATTGTAAATGCAGCTAACTGGACAACTCTTTTCCATATTAGTCCACTAACAGATTCATAAATAGAGGTTTCTAACAACATGCTACATTACTCAATACTTCGCCCTATCTTGTCCTCTCCATTGAATGACTTTAATGGAGACAAACGTTTACTTAacatatatagatacagaatGGGGAAAAGGTATGTGACATAATGGTTAAGAACTTGTTCTACAGTAAAAATACATGGGGAGATCTAATATGGGCTCTGCAACTTACTGTGAAGTCTTGAGCAAGGTACTGAAAACTCTCTAaggctcaatttcctcatctgtaaagtattCTTAAGTGTTGTGAGCTATAAATAATCTAATCCACATAGAGCTCTTAGCATAGTACAGATAGTCAAGCAGTCAATACACATTACCTGTAAGTCATCACTTTTGGAATGAACTGGTAAGTTTTAGAATAGGTAAACAAAAGGGAAGATTTCATGTGCCTATCCTGCCTTAGTACATAAATCCTACTTTTGAGTAAACAAACAGCTGATAAATGAAGTTTATCTCTTCAGGAAAATAGCTGTGCTCTTAaaagaattataaagaaaatgCCATCATTTTATAAGCCCTAATGAATGAGAGTATTTTCACAGCCAGCATCAAACAAGATGCAAGCCTCCACCTGTGAAACAGTCAGAGAATGGGAGTTCCTAGGACTCTGTATAAAACTGTGACATCATTTATTTGATTCATTCACCCCACCACCATTTTTGCTTTACTGCCATCAAATCTTTCTTGTATTGGAAAATCAATTCATCAAGTTTAGCTTATTAATACCTAGCTGAATGAAAATTCTTTTGCCCTGTACCAACAGTTTTAACTTAATTCCCGTTTCCAGTTCTAGTAAAATTTTACCTGCTTTTCATCTTTATAAATGTCAGATGTCTGTTTAATTCCTCCCCAATTAATTTATAGATGTACGGCAAATTCAAAAAGGGAGTTTTATAAGCTTTACACATTCTTATCAAGAAGCGCCCAGAAAGAGTAACAAGGGAAATTTTAATTAGTGAGTAACAGGggcatactactcagcaataaatatAGAGTTCTGAAAACGCAGCATGAAAtcaatctcaaaaatattttacagaaagaTGTTACATTTTTTAACATAAGTCAGAGTATCAGTTGAGGGGGGACTATGGGAGTACTGACTAGAAAGGGTAAGGAGGGAACTTTTCTGAAGGTGGTAAAACATTTCATGTCTCCACCTAGATGGCAGACAAACAAGAGAAAACATACATAAAGTCACTGCCCCGTATACCTAAGATGTGTGCATTTTCGTATGTGTAAATTAAACCttagtaaaaattattaaaaaattattctagggacttccctggcagtccagtggttaagactctgagctcccaatgcaaggggcacaggttcgatcactggtgggggaactaagatcttacaTGCTgcctggtgtggccaaaaaaaaaaaaaatctaaaattcataaaaagggcttccctggtggcgcagtggttgagagtccgcctgccgatgcaggggatacaggttcatgccccagtccgggaagatcccacatgctgtggagcagctgggcctgtgagccatggccgctgagcctgcgcatccggagcctgtgctccgcggtgggagaggccacaacagtgaggcccgcgtaccgcaaaaaaaaataataaataaataaaattcataaaaagaCTCTCAAACCATAAAATGTGTCAAATGACCCAGCTATTAAATAGTGCCACcacggaattccctggtggtccagcagttagggctctgtgtttccactgcacggggtacaggttcaatccctggtcggggaactaagatcctgaaagctgcgcagccaaaaaaaaagtgcctCCATAGTAACCATCAAGTATTCGGtgagaggaaaataatttttgctgaataaaatatttttttcatcttaaaaagaGTAGtcctgagaagataaacaaaactgataaaccattagccagactgatcaagaaaaaaagggaaaagaatcaaatcaacagaattagaaatgaaaaaggagaagtaacaactgacactgcacaaatacaaaggatcatgagagattactacaagcaactatatgccaataaaatggaccacctggaagaaatggacaaattcttagaaaaccacaagcttccgagactgaaccaggaagaaataaaaaaatataaacagaccaatcacaagcactgaaattgagactggaattaaaaatcttccaacaaacaaaagcccaggaccagatggcttcacaggtgaattcttctcaaacccttccaaaatatagcagagggaggaacactcctaaactcattctacgaggccaccatcaccctgataccaaaaccagacaaagatgtcaaaaagaaagaaaactacaggacaataacactgatgaacagagttgcaaaaatcctcaacaaaatactagcaaacagaatccaacagcacattaaaaggatcatacaccatgatcaagtggggtttatcccaggaatgcaaggattcttcaatatacccaaatcaatcaatgtgatacaccatattaacaaactgaagaagaaaaaccatatgatcatctcaatagatgcagagaaagctttcgacaaaattcaacacccatttatgataaaaacccttcagaaagtaggcatagagggaacttacctcaacataataaaggctatatatgacaaacccacagccaacatcattctcaatggtgaaaaaaatgaaaccatttcctctaacatcaggaacaagacaaggttctccactctcaccagtattattcacacatagttttggaagttttagccacagcaatcagagaagcaaaggaaataaaaggaatccaaattggaaaagaagaagtaaagctatcactgtttgcagatgacatgatactatacatagagaatcctaaagatgctagcagaaaactactagagctaatcaatgaatttggtaaagtagcaggatacaaaattaatgcacagaaatctcttgcattcctatacactaatgatgaaaaatctgaaagagaaatgaagaaaacactccatttaccattacaacaaaaaaatataatacctaggaataaacctacctaaggagacaaaagacctgtatgcagaaaactataagacactgatgaaagaaattaaagaggatccaaacagatggagagatatacgacgttcttggattggaggaatcaacattgtgaaaatgactgtactacccaaagcaatctacagattcaatgcaatccttatcaaactaccaatggtatttttcacagaactagaacaaaaatttcacaatttgtatggaaacatcaaagaccccgaatagtcaaagcaatcttgaaaacgaaaaacggagctggaggaatcaggctccctgacttcagactatactacaaagctacagtaatcaagatagtatggtactggcacaaaaacagaaatatagatcaatggaacaggacagaaagcccagagataaacccaaacacatatggtcaccttatttttgataaaggaggcaagaatatacaatggagaaaagacagcctcttcaataagtggtgctgggaaaactggacagggacatgtaaaagtatgagattagatcactccctaacaccatacacaaaaataaactcaaaatggattaaagacctaaatgtaagaccagacgctataaaactcttagaggaaaacataggcagaacactctatgacataaatcacagcaagatccttttggacccacctcctagagaaacggaaataaaaacaaaaataaacaaatgggacctaatgaaacttcaaagcttttgcacagcaaaggaaaccataaataagaccaaaagacaaccctcagaatgggagaaaatatttgcaaatgaagcaactgacaaaggattaatctccaaaatttacaagcagctcatgcaactcaacatcaaaaaataaacaccccaaaccaaaaatggacagtagacctaaatagacatttctccaaagaagatatacagatcaccaacaaacacatgaaaggatgctcaagatcactaatcattagacaaatgcaaatcaaaactacaatgaggtatcacctcacagaatggccatcatcaaaaaatctacaaacaataagtgctggagagggtttggagaaaagggaaccctcttgcactgttggtgggaatgtaaattgatacagccactatggagaacagtatggagaatccttaaaaaactaaaaatagggcttccctggtggtgcagtggttaagaatccgcctgccaatgcaggggataagaGTTCGagtcctgggctgggaagatc from Mesoplodon densirostris isolate mMesDen1 chromosome 1, mMesDen1 primary haplotype, whole genome shotgun sequence includes:
- the LOC132496694 gene encoding RE1-silencing transcription factor-like isoform X1, translated to MATQVMGQSSGGGGLFTVSGTMGMALPNDMYDLPDLSRAELAAPQLIMLANVALTGEVNGGCCDYLVGEERQMAELMPVGDNNFSDSDGEGLEESPEVKGEPSGLENVELESLELSVVQPRPVFEVSAASEPCSANKDLPRETPVAEDKCKNLKTKPFRCKPCQYEAESEEQFVHHIRVHSAKKFFVEESAEKQAKARECGSSTGEEGDFSKGPIRCDRCGYNTNRYDHYTAHLKHHTRAGDNERVYKCIICTYTTVSEYHWRKHLRNHFPRKVYTCGKCNYFSDRKNNYVQHVRTHTGERPYKCELCPYSSSQKTHLTRHMRTHSGEKPFKCDQCSYVASNQHEVTRHARQVHNGPKPLNCPHCDYKTADRSNFKKHVELHVNPRQFNCPVCDYAASKKCNLQYHFKSKHPTCPNKTMDVSKVKLKKTKKREADLPDNKITNEKTETEQTKMKGDVTGKKNERSVKVEKKDNVSKEKKPCSNASSQVTTRTRKSALEAKEMDVHPGNNAEKSCKSKKSKRKTEAEARSLQETVDEEPMTKKKKKAESKSRNSQEVPKGDSKVEENKKQSICMKNSAKKKTLRSKSCKKSGKPAQRRPAQIEPPPPMESAEGGPVQTEPPPAAPPSPPPPLPPERHAEVEVVETEPPPPPPPPPPPPPPPSPPPPLPPVWHAEVEVVQKGPVHAEPPPPPMEPIPKRSPQKDNGKEQSNMQSEMAQKEQVLIEVGLVPVKDRQLLKESASAQDLLPPSPPLPKENLKEEESEDQKLVPSDEGHKEAPLQKVEAEEADKSLAGLAAVTKASANISSPEQNLNMPEGETLDGKHQADTMLCEMKMDTDEKKTENPPGRDSAVEEPTSPPLLPLPLEKCEAASTATVASPPVTVAVNESQEMDEDEGIHSHDGSDLSDNMSEDSDDSGLNGARPVPQETSRKNGKEALAVRVAEGDFVCIFCDRSFRKEKDYSKHLNRHLVNVYFLEEAAQGQE
- the LOC132496694 gene encoding RE1-silencing transcription factor-like isoform X2, yielding MCGSRELTAQEQSKRRRGPGPQAAAAAAAGTQQRKVVREGAATRVVAPPRPGRPNTVMATQVMGQSSGGGGLFTVSGTMGMALPNDMYDLPDLSRAELAAPQLIMLANVALTGEVNGGCCDYLVGEERQMAELMPVGDNNFSDSDGEGLEESPEVKGEPSGLENVELESLELSVVQPRPVFEVSAASEPCSANKDLPRETPVAEDKCKNLKTKPFRCKPCQYEAESEEQFVHHIRVHSAKKFFVEESAEKQAKARECGSSTGEEGDFSKGPIRCDRCGYNTNRYDHYTAHLKHHTRAGDNERVYKCIICTYTTVSEYHWRKHLRNHFPRKVYTCGKCNYFSDRKNNYVQHVRTHTGERPYKCELCPYSSSQKTHLTRHMRTHSGEKPFKCDQCSYVASNQHEVTRHARQVHNGPKPLNCPHCDYKTADRSNFKKHVELHVNPRQFNCPVCDYAASKKCNLQYHFKSKHPTCPNKTMDVSKVKLKKTKKREADLPDNKITNEKTETEQTKMKGDVTGKKNERSVKVEKKDNVSKEKKPCSNASSQVTTRTRKSALEAKEMDVHPGNNAEKSCKSKKSKRKTEAEARSLQETVDEEPMTKKKKKAESKSRNSQEVPKGDSKVEENKKQSICMKNSAKKKTLRSKSCKKSGKPAQRRPAQIEPPPPMESAEGGPVQTEPPPAAPPSPPPPLPPERHAEVEVVETEPPPPPPPPPPPPPPPSPPPPLPPVWHAEVEVVQKGPVHAEPPPPPMEPIPKRSPQKDNGKEQSNMQSEMAQKEQVLIEVGLVPVKDRQLLKESASAQDLLPPSPPLPKENLKEEESEDQKLVPSDEGHKEAPLQKVEAEEADKSLAGLAAVTKASANISSPEQNLNMPEGETLDGKHQADTMLCEMKMDTDEKKTENPPGRDSAVEEPTSPPLLPLPLEKCEAASTATVASPPVTVAVNESQEMDEDEGIHSHDGSDLSDNMSEDSDDSGLNGARPVPQETSRKNGKEALAVRVAEGDFVCIFCDRSFRKEKDYSKHLNRHLVNVYFLEEAAQGQE